One window from the genome of Fulvivirga lutea encodes:
- a CDS encoding DNA-directed RNA polymerase subunit beta — protein MEVWALEAFGASHVLQEILTIKSDE, from the coding sequence ATGGAGGTTTGGGCACTTGAAGCATTTGGTGCATCTCACGTTCTACAAGAAATTCTTACAATTAAGTCGGATGAGTAA